The genomic interval CCATGTTTTCGGCCACGCTCATGTGCGGATACAGCGCATAGCTCTGGAACACCATGGCGATGCCGCGCCGGGCCGGTTCGATGTCGTTGGCCACGCGTCCGCCGATTTCCAGCGTGCCCTCGCTGATGTCTTCCAGGCCCGCGATGATGCGCAGCAGGGTCGACTTGCCGCAGCCGGAAGGCCCGACGAACACGACGAACTCGCCGTCCCCGATGTCGAGGTCGATGCCCTTGATGACGCTGTTGCCGTCGTACTGCTTCTTGATGCCGCGAAGGCTGACCGATGCCATGCCGTACTCCTGAAAAGTTATCCTTTGAGACCGCTCGCCGCCAGGAAGCCCTGGGTCACGCGCCGCTGGAAGACCACGTAGGCCAGGGCCACCGGCAAGGCTCCGATCAGCGCCGCCGCCATCAGCTGGGCGTAGCGTACGCCGAACGCGTCGTAGGTCTGGGTCAGCCCGAGGGGAATCGTCATCATCTCGTTCGAGGTCACGATGATGAAGGGCCAGAGGAAGTTGTTCCAGGCGCCGATGAAGGTGACGATCGCCATCGCCCAGACGATGTTGCCGGAAATGGGCAGGTAGACGCTCCACAGCACCCGCAATGGGCCCGCGCCGTCCATCACTGCCGCCTCGCGAAAGTCCGTGGGAATCGCATCGAAAAACTGCTTGAAGACGTAGATCACGACCGGCGACACCACCTGGGGCAGCACGAGGCCGGCGTAGCTGTTGATCAGTCCCAAAGCGTGCATGGTGCGAAACAGCGGCACCAGCAGCGCTTCGAAAGGCAGCAGGAAGGCCAGCATCGACAGCGCGAACAGCAGCGAGCGGCCACGGAAGCGCAGCTGCGAGAAAGCG from Massilia sp. Se16.2.3 carries:
- a CDS encoding carbohydrate ABC transporter permease, with the translated sequence MKAAMQGRMKGGSQLGWTVVAVASAVILAALWLFPLLWAASTALRPEHETVSATFHWLPQTWTLSAFRITLSAGNLPRWLFNSALVAFLVTIVTMAISLTAAYAFSQLRFRGRSLLFALSMLAFLLPFEALLVPLFRTMHALGLINSYAGLVLPQVVSPVVIYVFKQFFDAIPTDFREAAVMDGAGPLRVLWSVYLPISGNIVWAMAIVTFIGAWNNFLWPFIIVTSNEMMTIPLGLTQTYDAFGVRYAQLMAAALIGALPVALAYVVFQRRVTQGFLAASGLKG